The DNA window ACTGCATGGGTCATGGGTTTTTGCTTAGGAGTTAGTTATTGGTAACTAGTAATTTGTAATTGGTAACTACAAGCTATTGATTAAAAATTACGATTTACTAATTACGAATTACAAGTTACTTGTTACAAATTCGGCAACAAAGCAACCACCGGCAGTTCTTTGCCGGACAGGAATTCTAATGAAGCGCCACCGCCGGTTGAGACGTGTGTGAATTTGCCTTCCAGATTAAACATTTTAACAATCTTCTCCGTGTCACCACCCCCTACGATAGACGTGGCACCGCTGTTTATAATGGCATCGGCAATTTCTTTCGTGCCTTTGGCAAATTCTGCTTCTTCAAACAAGCCCATCGGGCCGTTCCAGAAAACAGTTTTTGAGGCGGAAATAATTTTCCGGTATTCTTCAATAGTTTGGGGACCGATATCAAGGTACGTCCATTTTTCCGGCAGTGTTTCTTTTTTATTAATATCCACCACTTTGTTTTCCGTCGGTGCTTCAATTGAGTTCGCAGCAACTAAATCTAAAGGTAGCTGTATAAAATCCCCTCCTTGAAATGAAGTTTTATCCGCAGTCTTTTCCAGCAGATCTTTTGCCGATTCCGAAGCAGTTTTTGTCGCATCAATCCCGACATCTTCCACAAATGACCCCTGAATATCTACATTCTGGGCTTTTAAAAATGCATTAGCCATCGCTCCGCCGATTAAAATAGAATCGGCTAGGGATAAAAGATTATTGGTAGTTTCCAGTTTGTCAGAAATCTTCGCTCCGCCCAATACCACAGTAAAAGGCCTGGCCGGATTATTCAGCATTTTGGAAAGTACATCCAATTCTTTTTCCATCAGAAAACCGGCGACGACTTCCTTGCCCTGTTTCAGAATTCCGGTTGTTGATGAATGAACGCGGTGCGCCTGTGCGAAGGCATCAAATACAATCAAATCCCCAAGACTGGCCAGCTTTCTGGAGAATTCTGCGTCTTCTTTCTGTTCTTCGGGATGAAAACGGACATTTTCCAGCATTATAATCTCACCGGGTTTCAGATCAGCCACCGCTTTTTCTACCTCCGGACCGACACAGTCATCCATCTTTTTTACCGGTCTTTTGATCAATTCTGACAGCTTTTCCGCTACTGGATCCATCCTAAATTTATCAACTACTTTCCCTTCGGGCCTTTTTAACCACGAAAGAAGGACTAAACTGCAGTCCTTTTCTAATAAATATTCAATTGTCGGTAAAGTGGCTTTGATTCTGGAATCATCCGGAACAATCCACTTGCCGTCTTTTTCTTTCAGTGAAATATCATATGCCACGCGCAAAAGCACCTTTTTACCCTGGACATCGATATCTCTGATTGTTTTTTTAGGCATAGGTTAAAAAGGCTAAATGTTCAAATAAAAAATGTGGATAATCATGTGAAATATTATCCTAATATAACAAATTTTCTGACTTATGTCACGCTGATTCCGTTTGCATTGCCAAATTGACATATACACAACATGTGATTTATAATTTAAGCACAATCAAGATGAATTGGGCGTTCTCGTTGGTCACGTTTTGTGACATTGAACGCTCTTTTTAGTTTAACGGTCTGTGACGCACACTAATAGTGCTAATACCCTAGATTTCTTTCATTATTCAGCATACAATTTAAATATTATCATTAATATAAAATCATGGATTCAACGCCTAAAATTAGAAAAATATGGCTTCCAAAACACAGCATAGTATACTGGTTTATAACTGTAATAATATTAGTAATAGTCACAATAGTTACTACCATGTTTTACCGGCATTATTTTGACCGATTTGATATCAATCACGTTACTCCTAATGATAACTTCGAATTCTCCGACGAGATAACTTGTGAAGTTGTTTATTCCACATTTAAACCTATCCAAGAAGAGAGTTTTAAATTTTTTGAAATCCCAACATTTACACTTAGTAGACTTTCTTCCGAAAACCCAGTTATGGATTTTGATGGGAGACAATATGATCTGGAAAAAACGAAGGAAAGCAATTTCACTGCTACCTATCAAGTTAAGCTACCTGAAGGATTTGGAGAAGATATAGTTGAAATCATCCAAGTAATAAAAGATACGGGGACATTTGTACGAACTTTTATGGGACAAAAACAATATTTCGGCGGACGAGAAGCACTTCATCCTGAAATGTTCCAATATGTTGTATCACAAAAAGGACGATGTGAATAGTAATTTGTACTTAAATCTATGATTATAATATTATGGAATCAACCCCAGAA is part of the Patescibacteria group bacterium genome and encodes:
- a CDS encoding phosphoglycerate kinase, encoding MPKKTIRDIDVQGKKVLLRVAYDISLKEKDGKWIVPDDSRIKATLPTIEYLLEKDCSLVLLSWLKRPEGKVVDKFRMDPVAEKLSELIKRPVKKMDDCVGPEVEKAVADLKPGEIIMLENVRFHPEEQKEDAEFSRKLASLGDLIVFDAFAQAHRVHSSTTGILKQGKEVVAGFLMEKELDVLSKMLNNPARPFTVVLGGAKISDKLETTNNLLSLADSILIGGAMANAFLKAQNVDIQGSFVEDVGIDATKTASESAKDLLEKTADKTSFQGGDFIQLPLDLVAANSIEAPTENKVVDINKKETLPEKWTYLDIGPQTIEEYRKIISASKTVFWNGPMGLFEEAEFAKGTKEIADAIINSGATSIVGGGDTEKIVKMFNLEGKFTHVSTGGGASLEFLSGKELPVVALLPNL